In Salminus brasiliensis chromosome 24, fSalBra1.hap2, whole genome shotgun sequence, one genomic interval encodes:
- the LOC140547097 gene encoding E3 ubiquitin/ISG15 ligase TRIM25, with protein sequence MMATAVEDTSVLEEELTCPVCLDLYRDPRLLPCGHNFCLSCLRRLKGRSERGRLRCPECRQSHRCSAPWQKNFKLANIADGFRRRSRAEHPTSGRQSPTSRAEGVRCDYCSPEATHTSKGCTAVKTCLKCEVSMCPEHVQPHLELPAFREHPLVEPLHDMRKRKCAEHDEMFRYYCVDEGTFLCNACTIEGGHSGHSIKTLKNTMRDMRASLDVQLQKADRKIRRVERNMQDQEEVERQNKAFLEEAEQRVDALRGALRTRLEGFLTSMCESVRSHEAEHNLSIQQNLARITEDHSRLGDAHAGIERLLQEHDPFQFIKEYNLSAKRYRRLLRKPLCLPHNAPMDMDTLGSSMEDKMEEFVTDVRQHIISLIDTLCAGTEGDEGVEDEDEDDTEESEDEGSEDEGEDEDEMRSEEEEEQDNTESTDEDYTPEEIEDEDEEEA encoded by the exons ATGATGGCCACAGCTGTGGAGGACACCAGCGTGCTGGAGGAGGAGTTGACCTGCCCAGTGTGTTTGGACCTTTACCGCGACCCCCGGCTCCTGCCCTGCGGCCACAACTTCTGCCTGTCGTGCCTGCGGAGGCTGAAGGGCCGCTCTGAGCGAGGACGCCTGCGCTGTCCCGAGTGCCGGCAGAGTCACAGGTGCTCGGCTCCATGGCAGAAGAACTTCAAGCTCGCCAACATTGCAGATGGCTTTCGGAGACGCAGCCGGGCAGAGCATCCCACCTCTGGGAGGCAGAGCCCCACCTCCAGGGCAGAGGGGGTGCGCTGCGATTACTGCTCCCCAGAGGCCACGCACACAAGCAAAGGCTGTACAGCGGTCAAGACGTGCCTGAAGTGCGAGGTGTCGATGTGTCCGGAGCATGTGCAGCCCCACCTGGAGCTCCCCGCCTTTCGGGAGCACCCACTGGTGGAACCACTGCATGACATGAGAAAGAGGAAGTGTGCGGAGCATGATGAGATGTTCCGGTACTACTGCGTGGACGAGGGAACGTTCCTCTGTAACGCCTGCACCATCGAGGGAGGCCACAGCGGACACTCCATCAAAACGCTCAAGAATACCATGAGGGATATGAGG GCTTCTCTGGATGTGCAGCTGCAGAAGGCAGATAGGAAGATCAGAAGGGTCGAGAGGAACATGCAGGACCAAGAAGAAGTGGAACGTCAAAACAAG gCCTTCTTGGAGGAGGCTGAGCAGCGGGTGGATGCCCTCCGAGGAGCTCTGAGGACCCGTCTGGAAGGTTTCCTGACGTCGATGTGTGAGAGTGTCCGCAGCCATGAGGCGGAGCACAACCTCAGCATCCAGCAGAACCTGGCCCGTATCACTGAGGACCACAGCCGCCTGGGAGATGCCCATGCAGGCATCGAGCGGCTGCTCCAAGAACATGACCCTTTCCAGTTCATTAAG GAGTATAATTTAAGTGCCAAAAG GTACCGCAGGCTTCTGAGGAAGCCTCTGTGCCTGCCACACAATGCGCCGATGGATATGGACACTCTGGGGTCGAGTATGGAAGACAAAATGGAGGAGTTTGTGACCGACGTGCGGCAACACATCATCTCGCTCATCGACACGCTGT GTGCTGGAACCGAGGGAGACGAGGGAGTGGAGGACGAGGACGAGGACGACACTGAAGAGAGTGAGGATGAAGGCAGCGAGGACGAAggggaggatgaggatgagatGAGAagtgaagaggaggaagagcagGACAACACGGAGTCTACTGATGAAGACTACACTCCTGAGGAGATCGAGGACGAGGATGAGGAGGAAGCCTAA